A stretch of the Puniceibacterium sp. IMCC21224 genome encodes the following:
- a CDS encoding CpsD/CapB family tyrosine-protein kinase, with translation MEKIQSAIAKARAERVGGSQPGTTALRTDAVVASSPAGDVATAWQALPALTLSSRQMERNRIVAFRGGSAATGVDMLRTRVLQQIRANNWHRLAITSPSAACGKSTLALNLAFSLARQPDLRTLLLELDLRRPSLGSMLGVSRDISFSGVLDGTRQFESNAMRYGDNLAISTNPGPSRNPAELLNSLHVPDVLADIEARYDPTLTIFDMSPMLVSDDTMAFAGQVDCVLLVAAAEATTIKEIDQCERELAAQTNVMGVVLNKCRYMGPEYGYDYDY, from the coding sequence ATGGAAAAGATTCAGAGCGCCATCGCCAAGGCCCGTGCCGAACGGGTAGGCGGCTCGCAGCCGGGTACGACAGCATTGCGCACCGACGCCGTCGTCGCATCCTCTCCGGCAGGGGATGTGGCGACGGCCTGGCAGGCACTGCCCGCCCTGACGCTCAGTTCCCGCCAGATGGAGCGCAACCGCATCGTCGCCTTCCGGGGCGGTAGCGCCGCCACAGGTGTGGACATGCTGCGTACCCGCGTGCTTCAGCAGATCCGCGCCAACAACTGGCACCGGCTGGCGATCACTTCGCCTTCGGCCGCCTGCGGCAAGAGCACGCTGGCGCTGAACCTGGCCTTCAGCCTGGCACGCCAGCCTGATCTGCGCACATTGCTACTGGAACTAGACCTGCGGCGGCCCTCGCTCGGGTCGATGCTGGGCGTCAGCCGCGACATCAGTTTTTCTGGCGTGCTCGACGGCACCCGCCAGTTCGAAAGCAACGCCATGCGATATGGCGACAACCTTGCGATCTCGACCAACCCCGGGCCCAGCCGGAATCCGGCCGAACTTCTGAACAGCCTGCATGTGCCGGACGTGCTGGCGGATATCGAGGCCCGCTACGATCCGACTCTGACGATCTTTGACATGTCGCCGATGCTGGTCAGCGATGACACCATGGCCTTTGCCGGGCAGGTCGACTGCGTGTTGCTGGTGGCCGCTGCTGAGGCGACGACGATCAAGGAAATCGATCAGTGCGAACGCGAACTGGCGGCCCAGACCAACGTCATGGGCGTAGTCCTTAACAAATGCCGCTACATGGGGCCGGAATACGGGTATGACTACGACTACTGA
- a CDS encoding Wzz/FepE/Etk N-terminal domain-containing protein — protein sequence MDLKFYFSLFLRRLHWFLLFLIIGSAIGLTLAKVLPPVYVAKARLLVESEQIPDELAASTVRTEATEQLEIIQQRILTRDTLLDMANRLQIYAPGSGKAQIALDADTLVEDMRKRISMVTTGGGQRGAASATLVAVSFEASNARMSATVTNELVTLILREDVAMRTRTARQTLEFFEQEVARLDKELAQRGATILAFKEKNQEALPDSLDFRRSQQAASQERLLQLEREEAGLKDRRSRVVSLQDSDGALQDATPLRDQSPEQRQLQSLRDELSGLRAVLSPENPKIKLLEARLVALEDVVKEQLARAAGSRGGETLDIYEVQLVDIDGQLDFIASQKAQVQASLDGLAQSIEATPGNAITLDTFERDYANVRAQYDQAVANKARAETGDVIEALSKGQRISIIEQAVIPQEPERPNRVLIAAGGVSGGLLLGLAMVLLLELVNTGIRRPADLTAQLGIQPFATLPYYRTRRETLRRRSLIVGVLGTFLVGIPVGLWAVHTWYMPLDLLLDAIGQRFGLAGMVWPVPTAWA from the coding sequence GTGGATCTAAAGTTCTATTTTTCCCTGTTTCTGCGGCGTCTGCACTGGTTTCTGCTGTTTCTGATCATTGGTTCGGCCATCGGCCTGACGTTGGCCAAGGTGCTGCCGCCGGTCTATGTTGCCAAGGCGCGCCTGCTGGTGGAATCCGAGCAGATCCCGGACGAACTCGCCGCCTCGACCGTGCGGACCGAGGCGACCGAACAGCTCGAGATCATCCAGCAGCGCATCCTGACCCGCGACACGCTGCTGGATATGGCCAACCGCCTGCAGATCTATGCGCCGGGCTCTGGAAAAGCGCAGATCGCGCTGGATGCCGATACCCTGGTCGAGGACATGCGCAAGCGGATCTCGATGGTGACAACCGGTGGTGGCCAGCGTGGCGCGGCCAGCGCCACCCTGGTCGCAGTCAGTTTCGAGGCTTCCAATGCCCGCATGTCTGCCACTGTCACCAACGAGCTGGTCACCCTGATCCTGCGCGAAGATGTGGCGATGCGGACCCGGACCGCGCGTCAGACGCTGGAATTCTTTGAACAGGAAGTGGCCCGGCTGGACAAGGAACTGGCCCAGCGCGGCGCCACGATCCTAGCCTTCAAGGAAAAGAACCAGGAGGCTCTGCCGGACAGTCTTGATTTCCGCCGGTCCCAGCAGGCCGCCAGCCAGGAGCGTCTGCTCCAGCTCGAGCGCGAGGAGGCGGGGCTGAAGGACCGCCGCAGCCGTGTGGTCAGCCTGCAGGATTCGGACGGCGCGCTGCAGGACGCCACGCCGCTTCGGGATCAGAGCCCGGAACAGCGCCAGCTGCAGAGCCTACGGGATGAACTGTCCGGCCTCAGGGCAGTCCTATCCCCTGAAAACCCCAAGATAAAACTGCTCGAGGCGCGACTCGTTGCGCTGGAGGACGTGGTAAAGGAGCAGCTGGCGCGCGCCGCCGGATCCCGGGGCGGGGAGACGCTGGACATCTATGAAGTGCAGCTGGTTGATATCGATGGCCAGCTCGATTTCATCGCGTCCCAGAAGGCTCAGGTCCAGGCCAGCCTCGACGGGCTGGCGCAGTCGATAGAGGCAACGCCCGGCAATGCGATCACGCTGGACACGTTTGAGCGCGACTATGCCAACGTGCGGGCGCAATATGACCAGGCCGTCGCGAACAAGGCCCGCGCTGAAACCGGTGATGTGATTGAGGCGCTGTCCAAGGGGCAGCGGATCTCGATCATCGAACAGGCCGTGATTCCGCAGGAGCCCGAGCGCCCCAATCGGGTGCTGATCGCGGCCGGTGGGGTCAGCGGCGGCCTGCTGCTGGGGCTTGCCATGGTGCTGCTGCTGGAACTGGTGAACACCGGGATCCGACGTCCCGCCGATCTGACTGCGCAGCTGGGAATCCAGCCCTTTGCCACGCTTCCCTATTATCGCACCCGCCGCGAGACGCTGCGCCGCCGTAGCCTGATCGTGGGGGTTTTGGGAACCTTCCTGGTTGGTATTCCGGTGGGGCTCTGGGCGGTGCACACCTGGTACATGCCGCTGGATCTTTTGTTAGATGCCATCGGTCAGCGATTTGGACTGGCAGGCATGGTCTGGCCTGTGCCGACGGCTTGGGCCTGA
- a CDS encoding ExeA family protein produces MNSTLDIYTAFFKLAERPFSLVPDPDFIFWSDQHNRAYAMLEYGILTRAPITLITGEVGAGKTTLLHQLLRSVGDEVRIGLIANAHGDRGELLRWVLQALGQPAGADENYVDLFGRFQSFLISEYAAGRRVILIFDEAQNMTRESLEELRMFTNINANKDELLQLVLVGQPELREVIHRPDLRQFAQRVSSAFHLSTMDAVTVQHYITHRLAIAGAVSEIFAPEACALISEASGGVPRLVNQLCDLSMVYAFTRNEQLVTRLTVQQVLDDGVFFPSQRTAYPALVLEPHQKTKAD; encoded by the coding sequence ATGAATAGTACGCTCGACATATACACCGCGTTCTTCAAACTGGCGGAACGGCCGTTTTCACTGGTGCCCGACCCGGATTTCATCTTCTGGTCGGATCAGCACAACCGGGCCTATGCGATGCTGGAATACGGCATCCTGACCCGCGCTCCGATCACCCTGATCACGGGCGAGGTCGGTGCCGGCAAGACCACGCTGCTGCACCAGCTGCTGCGCTCGGTCGGGGACGAGGTGCGCATCGGGCTGATCGCCAATGCCCATGGGGATCGGGGCGAGCTGCTGCGCTGGGTGTTGCAGGCGCTGGGGCAACCTGCCGGGGCGGACGAGAACTATGTCGACCTTTTCGGCCGGTTTCAGAGCTTCCTGATATCGGAATACGCTGCCGGGCGCCGGGTGATCCTCATATTCGACGAGGCGCAGAACATGACGCGTGAATCGCTCGAAGAGCTGCGGATGTTCACCAACATCAACGCCAACAAAGACGAGTTGCTGCAACTTGTCCTGGTCGGCCAGCCCGAGCTGCGCGAGGTGATCCACCGCCCTGATTTGCGCCAGTTCGCGCAGCGGGTATCGTCGGCCTTTCATTTGTCGACGATGGATGCGGTGACGGTGCAGCATTATATCACACACCGTCTTGCCATCGCGGGGGCCGTGTCCGAGATATTCGCGCCCGAGGCCTGCGCGCTGATTTCCGAGGCATCGGGTGGGGTGCCGCGGCTGGTTAATCAGCTGTGCGATCTGTCGATGGTCTATGCCTTCACCCGGAACGAACAATTGGTTACACGCCTGACGGTGCAGCAGGTGCTGGACGACGGTGTATTCTTCCCCAGCCAGAGAACGGCCTATCCGGCTCTGGTTCTTGAACCGCATCAGAAGACAAAGGCGGACTAG
- a CDS encoding sugar transferase, whose translation MTAHYRDIASQTLPSSPIHPQERRGLYRDGAKRLLDIALVMLSAPIVVALVGCLALLVALEGGKPFYVQTRVGRNGRPYPMWKLRTMVTDAEAKLESHLALDPAARIEWNRTQKLRSDPRITVFGRFLRASSLDELPQLWNVLRGHMSLVGPRPMMPSQVNLYPGTAYYRLRPGITGIWQVSLRNASTFADRARFDTAYETRLSLTEDLRLLAATVQVVMRGTGY comes from the coding sequence ATGACGGCGCATTATCGCGACATCGCATCCCAGACGCTTCCATCCAGCCCGATCCATCCGCAAGAACGGCGCGGGCTTTATCGTGATGGCGCGAAACGCCTGCTCGATATCGCGCTGGTAATGCTGAGCGCGCCGATCGTGGTCGCGCTGGTGGGATGCCTCGCGCTGCTGGTGGCACTGGAGGGCGGCAAGCCATTCTACGTCCAGACCCGCGTTGGGCGCAACGGACGTCCCTACCCGATGTGGAAGCTGCGCACGATGGTGACGGATGCCGAGGCAAAGCTGGAAAGCCACCTCGCTTTGGATCCGGCGGCACGCATCGAATGGAACCGCACGCAAAAGCTCAGATCCGACCCTCGCATAACCGTCTTCGGACGCTTTCTGCGCGCATCCTCGCTTGACGAGCTGCCGCAGCTTTGGAACGTGCTGCGCGGCCACATGTCCTTGGTCGGACCCCGCCCGATGATGCCCAGCCAGGTCAACCTTTATCCCGGCACCGCCTATTACCGGCTGCGCCCTGGCATCACCGGTATCTGGCAGGTCTCCTTGCGCAACGCCTCGACCTTTGCCGACCGCGCCCGGTTCGACACCGCCTATGAGACCCGCCTGTCTCTGACAGAGGATCTGCGCCTGCTGGCGGCAACCGTGCAGGTGGTGATGCGCGGGACCGGATACTGA
- a CDS encoding tetratricopeptide repeat protein, producing MHTDIRRFRPFLILAVLCSSLFLAACESSDEKAERYFQSGMSLLASGDEERALIEFRNVFKYNGFHKDARKTYADVLVTQGKLQEAYSQYLRLIEQYPDTVEVRRSLAEMAIQNGNWDEAERHGRAALALTPDDPQTRAIGLALDYRQASIDRNEAERGRIAQEAATLLDTLRAGDGPDNDALVRIAIDHLASGETPADALPVIDAALERSPEALDLNTMKVRLLAQSGDTEATGAQLRRMISLFPDNREMQQALINWYLVQKDIDSAEAFLRDLAGPDTGETTGHLSVVQLLQTARGPQAARDELERLSNLNADTDNGRIYGAMLASMDFEAGQTDAGITGMRASLEGAETGEQSRRLQIMLAQMLARTGERDEAGALVDQVLTEDTSNVAALKMRARWLVDADKPGEAIIALRTALNQNPRDSETLTLMAMAHERDGDTDLMGERLALAVEVSASAPAESVRYARFLLEQGREQVAIAVLEDARQRAPETLDLLLLLADIHLRSRAWPQAQVIVDALRTLDTPQARQAAPTLQAAILQGQNRTADSLLVLEAEVGDDISDADRQATRAMVLIVQTKIRDGKIDEARAYLDDILAQSPDNPDLQLLNANLHALMGEMKPAEAVYRELIDRFPQNDLPVRLLMGVLSAAGREDELLAVLTAAQERMPDAPNLLWIRASLLERNGDIDGAIGVYETLYARDSSNTIVANNLASLITAHRDGPESLERGFSIARRLRGTDVPAFQDTYGWIEYLRGNADEALRYLEPAAGGLPTDPLAQYHLGMTYAALGRDGDARTSLIRALDIAGDSPLPQFQKARDTLADLPAATTDQPPQTNP from the coding sequence ATGCATACTGACATCCGACGCTTTCGCCCGTTCCTCATTCTGGCAGTGCTGTGCAGCAGCCTGTTCCTGGCCGCCTGCGAAAGTTCCGATGAAAAGGCCGAGCGCTATTTTCAGTCCGGCATGTCCCTGCTTGCCTCAGGCGACGAAGAGCGTGCCCTGATCGAATTCCGTAATGTTTTCAAATACAACGGCTTTCACAAAGACGCCCGGAAAACCTATGCCGACGTTCTGGTGACACAGGGCAAGCTGCAGGAAGCATACAGCCAGTACCTGCGCCTGATCGAACAATACCCCGACACCGTCGAGGTGCGCCGCTCGCTGGCGGAAATGGCTATCCAGAACGGCAACTGGGACGAGGCCGAGCGCCACGGCCGCGCCGCGCTGGCCTTGACGCCGGACGATCCGCAGACCCGGGCCATCGGCCTTGCGCTGGACTATCGCCAGGCCTCGATCGACCGGAACGAGGCAGAACGCGGCCGCATCGCCCAAGAGGCCGCCACCCTGCTGGACACCCTGCGCGCCGGAGACGGGCCGGACAACGACGCGCTGGTCCGCATCGCGATCGACCACCTCGCCTCGGGCGAGACCCCCGCCGACGCCCTGCCCGTCATCGACGCGGCGCTGGAACGCTCGCCCGAGGCGCTGGATCTCAACACGATGAAAGTGCGCCTGCTGGCACAGTCCGGCGATACCGAAGCGACCGGCGCACAGCTGCGGCGGATGATCAGCCTGTTTCCCGACAACCGCGAGATGCAGCAAGCGCTGATCAACTGGTATCTGGTGCAAAAGGACATCGACAGCGCCGAAGCCTTCCTGCGCGATCTGGCCGGACCCGACACCGGCGAAACGACCGGACACCTGAGCGTCGTACAGCTGCTGCAGACCGCCCGCGGCCCGCAAGCTGCGCGTGACGAGCTCGAGCGCCTGAGCAACCTCAATGCCGACACCGATAACGGGCGTATTTATGGGGCGATGCTTGCCTCGATGGATTTCGAGGCGGGCCAGACCGATGCCGGGATCACCGGCATGCGCGCCTCTCTCGAAGGAGCGGAGACCGGTGAGCAGAGCCGGCGGCTGCAGATCATGCTGGCCCAGATGCTGGCACGCACCGGTGAGCGCGACGAAGCCGGTGCTTTGGTCGATCAGGTGCTGACAGAGGACACCAGCAACGTTGCCGCGCTCAAGATGCGCGCCAGATGGCTGGTGGATGCTGACAAACCCGGCGAAGCCATCATCGCCCTGCGCACCGCGCTGAACCAGAACCCGCGGGATTCCGAAACCCTGACCTTGATGGCGATGGCGCATGAACGCGACGGCGACACCGATCTCATGGGCGAACGTCTGGCGCTCGCGGTCGAGGTCTCGGCCTCGGCGCCGGCGGAATCCGTGCGCTATGCCCGCTTTCTGCTGGAACAGGGTCGCGAACAGGTGGCCATTGCCGTGCTCGAAGATGCCCGCCAGCGGGCGCCAGAAACTCTTGACCTGCTGCTGCTGCTGGCCGACATCCATCTGCGCTCCCGGGCCTGGCCCCAGGCGCAGGTGATCGTGGATGCGCTGCGCACACTCGACACGCCCCAGGCCCGGCAAGCCGCCCCAACCCTTCAGGCCGCAATCCTGCAGGGACAGAACCGCACCGCGGACAGCCTGCTCGTGCTCGAGGCCGAAGTCGGGGATGACATTTCGGATGCCGACCGGCAGGCCACAAGGGCAATGGTCCTGATCGTCCAGACCAAGATCCGCGATGGCAAGATCGACGAGGCCCGCGCCTATCTCGACGATATTCTGGCACAATCGCCCGACAACCCGGACCTACAGCTTCTGAATGCCAACCTGCATGCCCTGATGGGCGAGATGAAACCAGCCGAGGCGGTTTATCGTGAGCTGATCGACCGCTTTCCGCAGAACGACCTGCCGGTGCGCCTGCTGATGGGGGTGCTGTCAGCCGCAGGGCGTGAGGACGAACTGCTTGCCGTGTTGACAGCCGCACAAGAGCGGATGCCGGATGCGCCCAACCTGCTCTGGATCCGGGCCAGCCTGCTGGAGCGCAATGGCGACATCGACGGCGCGATCGGCGTTTACGAAACGCTCTATGCCCGCGACAGCAGCAATACCATCGTTGCCAACAACCTGGCCAGCCTGATCACCGCGCACCGGGACGGTCCCGAAAGCCTCGAACGGGGCTTTTCCATCGCGCGGCGCCTGCGCGGCACCGACGTTCCGGCATTCCAGGACACCTATGGCTGGATCGAATACCTGCGCGGCAATGCTGACGAAGCGCTGCGCTATCTCGAACCGGCTGCGGGGGGGCTGCCCACTGATCCACTGGCGCAATACCATCTGGGCATGACCTATGCGGCCCTCGGAAGAGACGGCGATGCCCGCACCTCTCTGATCCGCGCCCTGGACATCGCGGGGGACAGCCCCCTGCCCCAGTTCCAGAAAGCCCGCGACACCCTGGCTGACCTGCCGGCAGCGACCACGGATCAGCCACCGCAGACAAATCCCTGA
- a CDS encoding polysaccharide biosynthesis/export family protein — MTFLKSIMAGRAIAAVVFLALALWGATGPAAAQGYGVKPGDTLRIEVLEDPSLNRTVLVAPDGRISVPQAGSLRASGRTVEAIQSDLTGRLASAFAATPNVYVSLEQLRPRDPYVARTPEEPPVIGIYILGEANKPGLIEVAPGTTVLQMFAMMGGFTKFAATKRIQLRRTDTATHTENVYSLNYPAIEAGKDRNGLTSLMDGDVIVVPQRRLFE; from the coding sequence ATGACTTTTCTGAAATCTATCATGGCAGGACGTGCCATCGCGGCAGTTGTGTTTCTGGCGCTTGCGCTTTGGGGCGCGACCGGACCAGCCGCAGCGCAGGGCTACGGCGTGAAGCCAGGCGACACACTGCGCATCGAAGTGCTCGAGGATCCGAGCCTCAACCGAACCGTACTGGTCGCGCCGGACGGGCGCATCTCGGTACCGCAGGCAGGTAGCCTGCGGGCATCCGGCCGCACGGTCGAGGCAATCCAGAGCGATCTGACCGGCCGCCTGGCCAGCGCCTTTGCAGCAACGCCGAATGTCTATGTCTCGCTCGAACAGCTGCGCCCGCGCGACCCGTATGTCGCCCGCACCCCCGAAGAGCCGCCGGTCATCGGCATCTACATTTTGGGCGAGGCCAACAAGCCCGGCCTGATCGAGGTCGCTCCGGGAACCACCGTGCTGCAGATGTTCGCGATGATGGGAGGATTCACAAAATTCGCCGCCACCAAGCGGATTCAGCTGCGCCGCACCGACACGGCCACCCACACAGAAAACGTCTACAGTCTGAACTATCCCGCGATCGAAGCTGGTAAAGACCGCAACGGGCTGACCTCTTTGATGGACGGCGATGTGATCGTCGTTCCCCAGCGCCGTCTGTTCGAGTGA
- a CDS encoding glycosyltransferase family 4 protein yields MTATPVRHILIVVENLPVPLDRRVWLEATTLVNAGYEVSVISPMGRGWTAPSEVIEGVHIYRHPELPEAHSGALAYAREWGQAIWHWFRLARLIWRKKKFDVIQGCNPPDLIFLLALWYRPWGVRYMFDHHDVCPELFEAKFGKRGLLYGMMRVWEKLTFRAASVSMATNGSFRDIAIRRGGMAPEDVFVVRSAPRIETFTPGPGNPEMRKGAATVMGYVGVIGQQEGMDLLVCAAEHLIRALGKDDVHFLIVGFGPTLEEVRSDVKDRGLEAYFTFTGALYGADLLAALNVIDIGVSPDPKNPMNDISTMNKVMEYMTLEKPLVQFDLTEGRVSAGEAALYALANDPVDFAAKLAELIEDPDRRARMGALGRARVLEDLSWAHTTPELLAAYERIFVKMGRGTETNWGQPGQAAKTGNS; encoded by the coding sequence ATGACCGCTACCCCCGTGCGCCATATTCTGATCGTCGTCGAGAACCTGCCGGTCCCGCTGGACCGTCGGGTCTGGCTGGAGGCCACGACGCTGGTCAACGCAGGCTACGAGGTTTCGGTGATCTCGCCCATGGGCCGGGGCTGGACCGCACCGTCCGAGGTGATCGAGGGCGTGCATATCTACCGCCATCCCGAACTGCCCGAGGCGCATTCCGGCGCCTTGGCCTATGCCCGCGAATGGGGACAGGCCATCTGGCACTGGTTCCGACTGGCGCGGCTTATCTGGCGTAAGAAGAAATTCGATGTGATCCAGGGCTGCAATCCGCCGGATCTGATCTTTCTGCTGGCGCTGTGGTACCGTCCCTGGGGCGTGCGCTACATGTTTGATCATCACGACGTCTGCCCCGAACTGTTCGAGGCCAAGTTTGGCAAGCGCGGCCTACTGTACGGCATGATGCGTGTGTGGGAAAAGCTGACGTTCCGGGCCGCCTCGGTGTCGATGGCTACCAATGGCAGTTTCCGCGACATTGCGATCCGCCGGGGCGGCATGGCGCCCGAAGATGTCTTTGTTGTTCGTTCGGCGCCCAGGATCGAGACCTTCACACCCGGCCCGGGTAATCCCGAGATGCGCAAGGGCGCTGCCACGGTGATGGGGTATGTCGGGGTGATCGGCCAGCAGGAGGGGATGGACCTTTTGGTCTGCGCAGCCGAGCACCTGATCCGCGCTCTGGGCAAGGACGACGTGCATTTCCTGATCGTTGGCTTCGGTCCCACACTCGAGGAGGTGCGCAGCGATGTGAAGGACAGGGGACTAGAGGCGTATTTCACCTTTACCGGCGCACTCTATGGGGCAGACCTGCTGGCCGCACTGAACGTGATCGACATCGGCGTCTCGCCCGATCCGAAGAACCCGATGAACGACATCTCGACCATGAACAAGGTCATGGAATACATGACCCTGGAAAAGCCGCTGGTGCAGTTCGACCTGACTGAAGGGCGGGTGTCGGCGGGTGAGGCGGCGCTGTATGCCCTGGCCAACGATCCGGTGGATTTCGCTGCCAAGCTGGCCGAACTAATCGAAGATCCGGACCGGCGGGCCCGGATGGGAGCGCTTGGGCGCGCGCGCGTGCTGGAGGATTTGTCCTGGGCGCATACCACACCCGAGCTGCTGGCCGCCTACGAGCGGATCTTTGTGAAAATGGGCCGCGGGACGGAAACGAACTGGGGGCAGCCAGGGCAGGCCGCCAAGACCGGAAACAGCTAA
- a CDS encoding ParA family protein: MPVIAFANPKGGAGKTTAALLLASELASRNAQIVIIDADPERWISQWADLPGKPENIRIVSDVTEDSIVDQIDAAAATTQFVIIDLEGTASLMVANAIGMSDLVVIPTQGGSMDAKGAAKMIRLIRNQERMARRAIPHGVLMTRTSAAVASRSLKNVRAQLDKAGIPVFGTPIVERAAYRDIFDYGGLLRDLVPAQVSNLENACKNAGAFTAEVLNRLRQAMAAQGAA; the protein is encoded by the coding sequence TTGCCCGTCATCGCATTTGCCAACCCCAAGGGCGGGGCAGGAAAGACCACCGCCGCCTTGCTTCTGGCCTCGGAACTGGCCAGCCGGAATGCACAGATCGTGATCATCGATGCTGATCCAGAACGCTGGATCTCGCAGTGGGCCGATTTGCCCGGCAAGCCTGAGAACATCCGCATCGTCTCGGACGTGACCGAGGACAGCATTGTCGATCAGATCGACGCCGCCGCCGCCACGACGCAGTTCGTCATCATCGACCTCGAAGGCACCGCCAGCCTGATGGTGGCCAATGCCATCGGTATGTCCGACCTCGTGGTGATCCCGACCCAGGGTGGATCAATGGACGCCAAGGGCGCGGCCAAAATGATCCGCCTGATCCGCAATCAGGAGCGGATGGCGCGTCGAGCGATCCCACACGGGGTGCTGATGACGCGGACCAGTGCCGCGGTCGCCTCGCGCTCGCTCAAGAACGTGCGCGCCCAGCTCGACAAGGCGGGCATCCCGGTCTTTGGCACACCGATCGTTGAACGGGCCGCCTATCGGGACATCTTCGACTATGGCGGGCTGCTGCGCGATCTGGTTCCGGCGCAGGTCTCGAACCTGGAAAACGCCTGCAAGAATGCCGGCGCCTTCACCGCCGAGGTATTGAACCGATTGCGGCAGGCGATGGCCGCACAGGGGGCCGCGTGA